In Calothrix sp. PCC 7507, one DNA window encodes the following:
- a CDS encoding LCP family protein, whose product MTIQRTSAEDNQSANVSNSSEKNSPNSKAGRWLWFWVGMSGIAMVSATAGALLAVSLTSTPLQQAQLSPQEEAVFDGDRISGSGLRFSQLTRPVNLLVMGMSVLPPDIKDPPAEIKNLKYLPQVNSFDGLSDVMLLVKFDPETKKMVMLSIPRDTRTQIEGYGTRKINAANLEGGPALTAKTVSNLLSGAGIDRYIRINVLGVAKLIDALGGVTVYVPKDMKYQDDSQHLYINLKAGKQHLKGEQAMQLLRFRHDELGDIGRIQRQQMVLRALMDQTLNPATVAQLPKILEVVKEHIDTNLTVEELVALVGFGVRTNRSSMQMLMLPGRFSEKGEYDASYWLPNKNSIAKLMAQHFGLESPDQPQVAEPGALRVAIQDSTGGDRTNLRPLIRSLEKAGYRNVYIAKAWGEPLDVTHIVAQQGDDNSAETIRQTLGFGEVRVESTGNLGSDVSIQVGKDWLQQKAIPEKSQKP is encoded by the coding sequence GTGACCATTCAAAGAACTTCGGCGGAAGACAACCAGTCAGCAAATGTCTCTAACTCCAGCGAGAAAAATTCCCCCAATTCTAAAGCCGGACGTTGGCTGTGGTTTTGGGTGGGGATGAGTGGTATTGCTATGGTTTCAGCAACGGCAGGGGCGTTGTTGGCGGTTTCTTTAACCAGTACGCCGTTGCAGCAAGCCCAACTCAGTCCCCAAGAGGAAGCGGTATTTGATGGCGATCGCATTTCTGGAAGTGGATTGCGATTTTCGCAGTTAACTCGCCCCGTCAATCTCTTGGTTATGGGGATGAGTGTACTGCCCCCAGATATCAAAGACCCTCCAGCCGAAATCAAAAATCTCAAATATTTACCCCAGGTAAATTCTTTTGATGGTCTTTCTGATGTCATGCTCTTGGTCAAATTTGATCCAGAAACGAAAAAGATGGTTATGCTATCTATTCCCAGAGATACCCGCACTCAAATAGAGGGGTATGGGACGAGAAAAATTAATGCTGCCAATCTGGAAGGCGGGCCAGCTTTGACTGCCAAAACTGTCAGCAACCTCTTGAGTGGCGCAGGAATCGATCGCTATATCCGGATTAACGTTTTGGGAGTTGCCAAGCTTATTGATGCTTTGGGCGGGGTGACAGTTTATGTTCCCAAAGATATGAAGTACCAAGATGATTCCCAACATCTATACATCAATTTGAAGGCGGGTAAGCAACATCTCAAAGGCGAACAGGCGATGCAATTACTCCGTTTTCGCCATGATGAACTAGGAGATATTGGCCGCATTCAGCGCCAGCAAATGGTGCTTCGTGCTTTGATGGATCAGACCCTGAATCCAGCAACTGTGGCTCAATTGCCTAAAATTCTGGAGGTAGTTAAGGAACATATTGACACTAATTTGACGGTTGAGGAATTAGTGGCGCTAGTGGGTTTTGGGGTAAGAACCAACCGCTCTAGTATGCAAATGTTAATGCTGCCTGGTCGCTTTAGCGAGAAGGGTGAGTACGATGCTAGCTATTGGTTGCCAAATAAAAATAGTATTGCCAAATTGATGGCGCAACACTTTGGTCTAGAATCACCAGATCAACCGCAGGTTGCAGAACCAGGTGCTTTGCGCGTAGCAATTCAAGACAGTACAGGCGGCGATCGCACCAACCTCCGACCTTTAATCAGAAGCCTAGAAAAAGCTGGATATCGCAATGTTTATATAGCTAAAGCTTGGGGCGAACCTTTAGACGTAACTCACATTGTTGCCCAACAAGGTGATGACAACAGTGCGGAAACAATTCGTCAAACGTTGGGTTTTGGGGAAGTCCGCGTAGAAAGCACTGGCAATCTTGGTTCAGATGTCAGCATCCAAGTAGGTAAAGATTGGTTACAACAAAAAGCGATTCCAGAGAAGTCTCAAAAACCCTAG
- a CDS encoding AI-2E family transporter has product MQTRKLFDWWETLTPIARIGAIALVIPLLVLNGWAISAIFNYFHSLIVILVGASVLAFLLNYPVSWMERHGARREPIAILVFLLALSILLALGVTLFPLALTQAQQLVARLPELIDSGRSQLMMLNEKAEIFGLPINLDALVVQINDRVKGQLQAIAGQVLNLAVVTVTSILDFVLTMILTFYLLQHGGELWESLVEWLPSRFRDPFSKTLRLSFQNFFITQLILATCIASALIPTFLWLKVPFGLLFGLTIGIMALVPFGGSVGIALTTLLVALQDVWMGARVLMAAVIVQQILENLIAPRILGSFTGLNPVWVVISVLTGARIGGLLGVIVAVPTAVVIKTALSALRPEIPSSEIDNIKPEEITAPEAKNPLSISEATSP; this is encoded by the coding sequence ATGCAGACACGCAAGCTATTCGACTGGTGGGAAACACTAACACCTATAGCACGCATCGGAGCGATCGCACTGGTCATTCCGTTGCTAGTTCTTAATGGTTGGGCGATTTCGGCAATTTTTAATTATTTCCACTCCTTGATAGTCATTTTAGTCGGAGCCTCAGTTTTAGCTTTTCTGCTCAACTACCCTGTTAGCTGGATGGAGCGTCACGGTGCGAGGCGAGAGCCAATTGCTATTTTAGTTTTTTTATTGGCTTTATCGATTTTATTGGCCTTGGGTGTGACTCTTTTCCCCTTAGCTCTGACTCAAGCGCAACAACTGGTGGCCCGCCTACCAGAGTTGATTGACTCTGGACGCTCTCAGTTAATGATGTTAAACGAGAAAGCAGAAATTTTTGGTTTACCGATTAACCTTGATGCTTTAGTTGTGCAAATCAACGATCGCGTCAAAGGACAACTACAAGCGATCGCCGGACAAGTCCTGAATCTGGCTGTGGTTACAGTCACTAGCATCCTAGACTTTGTCTTGACGATGATCTTAACTTTCTATCTCTTGCAGCATGGCGGTGAACTCTGGGAGAGTTTAGTCGAATGGCTACCCTCCAGGTTTCGTGACCCTTTCTCGAAAACATTACGCCTGAGCTTTCAAAATTTCTTTATCACCCAACTGATTTTAGCTACCTGTATAGCATCAGCCCTGATTCCTACGTTTTTGTGGCTAAAAGTGCCATTTGGCTTACTATTTGGCTTAACAATTGGCATCATGGCTCTCGTACCCTTTGGTGGCTCTGTGGGTATCGCCCTCACTACCTTGTTAGTGGCGTTGCAAGATGTCTGGATGGGAGCGAGAGTATTGATGGCTGCAGTTATCGTGCAGCAAATTCTCGAAAACTTAATTGCTCCACGCATCTTAGGGAGTTTTACTGGCTTAAATCCTGTTTGGGTAGTGATTTCCGTATTGACAGGCGCAAGAATTGGCGGATTGTTGGGTGTAATTGTCGCGGTGCCTACTGCGGTGGTAATTAAAACCGCCTTAAGTGCCCTACGTCCTGAAATACCAAGTAGCGAAATAGATAACATCAAACCAGAGGAGATAACTGCACCTGAAGCGAAAAACCCCCTGAGCATTTCGGAAGCGACATCACCATAA
- a CDS encoding phosphodiester glycosidase family protein translates to MKKHGHQKTFQPVNSSLFPAIYIRRFLIAVGFNLLLLSPLLFYSWRCLLRPPRTNQQQALFNGIVYQRRALSAPRPVMIHILTVDLTAPGVKALVTPGIPNQSQGITKAKTTSEFLSEFKLQLAINASYFHPFRENNPWDYYPHSGDTSYALGDAISNGSRYATPQKRWAVVCISQRNIAQIVASGKCPADTVQGVAGQQILVVNGQPVISQSFDDKPYPRVAVAVNRDGKKLWLIIVDGKQKLYSEGLTLAELTKTVLELGADAALNMDGGGSTTLAIATSNGVKVLNAPIHTNVPMRERPVANHLGFFATPTTND, encoded by the coding sequence ATGAAAAAACACGGACACCAAAAAACTTTCCAGCCTGTTAACAGTTCCCTATTCCCTGCTATATATATCCGAAGATTTTTGATCGCTGTTGGCTTCAATCTGCTGCTGCTATCGCCATTACTCTTTTATAGCTGGCGTTGTTTGTTGCGTCCACCCCGCACAAATCAACAGCAAGCATTATTTAATGGTATTGTTTATCAACGCCGTGCTTTGTCTGCGCCACGTCCTGTGATGATCCATATCCTCACCGTTGACTTGACAGCACCAGGAGTAAAAGCTTTAGTCACTCCAGGAATTCCCAATCAAAGTCAGGGAATCACTAAAGCTAAAACTACATCAGAATTTCTGAGCGAATTTAAGTTGCAACTAGCAATCAATGCTAGCTACTTCCATCCTTTTCGCGAAAACAACCCTTGGGACTATTACCCTCACAGTGGCGACACTTCCTATGCTTTAGGAGATGCAATTTCTAATGGTTCTCGCTATGCAACACCACAAAAACGTTGGGCTGTAGTGTGCATTTCTCAACGCAATATTGCTCAAATTGTGGCAAGTGGTAAGTGTCCAGCAGACACAGTTCAAGGAGTTGCAGGGCAGCAAATTTTGGTTGTCAATGGCCAGCCTGTGATTTCTCAATCTTTTGATGATAAGCCTTATCCACGGGTGGCAGTGGCTGTCAACCGAGATGGTAAAAAACTGTGGTTGATTATTGTGGACGGTAAGCAAAAGCTTTACAGTGAAGGGCTGACTCTGGCTGAGTTAACAAAAACTGTCTTAGAACTAGGTGCTGATGCCGCACTTAATATGGATGGTGGCGGTTCTACTACATTAGCGATCGCCACCAGCAACGGAGTTAAGGTGTTAAATGCACCCATTCATACCAATGTACCCATGCGTGAGCGCCCAGTCGCCAATCACCTCGGATTTTTCGCTACACCAACGACCAATGACTAA